A region of [Bacteroides] pectinophilus DNA encodes the following proteins:
- the pyrE gene encoding orotate phosphoribosyltransferase, which yields MEQYKQEFIEFMVESDVLKFGEFTLKSGRKSPFFMNAGAYVTGSQLMRLGEYYAKAIHETYGDDFDVLFGPAYKGIPISVVTAVAYSKLYNKEVRYCSDRKEAKDHGADKGNFLGSSLKDGDRVVMIEDVTTSGKSMEETVPKVRGAADVEIVGLMVSLNRMEKGLGGVKSALDEIREKYGFEANAIVTMEDVVEHLYNRPCQGRVVIDDEIKAAIDAYYREYGVQ from the coding sequence GGTAGAGAGTGATGTGTTAAAGTTTGGAGAGTTTACACTGAAGAGCGGACGTAAGTCTCCGTTTTTTATGAATGCAGGAGCTTATGTTACGGGATCACAGCTTATGAGACTTGGTGAGTATTATGCCAAGGCTATTCATGAGACATATGGCGATGATTTTGATGTGCTTTTCGGACCGGCCTATAAGGGAATTCCTATAAGTGTAGTTACAGCTGTTGCATATAGCAAACTTTACAACAAGGAAGTACGTTACTGCTCAGACCGTAAGGAAGCTAAGGACCATGGTGCTGATAAGGGTAATTTCTTAGGGAGCAGCCTTAAGGACGGCGACAGAGTTGTCATGATTGAGGATGTTACTACTTCAGGTAAGTCAATGGAGGAGACAGTACCTAAGGTAAGAGGTGCTGCTGACGTAGAGATAGTCGGACTTATGGTTTCACTTAACCGTATGGAGAAGGGGCTCGGAGGAGTTAAGAGTGCGCTTGATGAGATTCGCGAGAAGTACGGATTTGAGGCTAATGCGATAGTTACAATGGAAGATGTGGTAGAGCACCTTTATAATCGTCCATGTCAGGGCAGAGTTGTGATTGATGATGAGATTAAGGCTGCAATAGATGCATATTACAGAGAGTATGGTGTACAATAA